From the Vulpes lagopus strain Blue_001 chromosome 19, ASM1834538v1, whole genome shotgun sequence genome, the window AGAGGGTTTGGCAAAGGGGACAAAGGACGGAGCCACACCAGGCAGAGGTCTGAAGCCCTGGAATGGAGGGAATGAGGCGCACACACACTCTGCAGTCAAGAGCGTACCAGAAAACCTCCTCAAGTGCTTTGGCGAGCAGACTAAAAACCAGCCCCGTCAAGAATATCAGCTGGGTTTTACTCTGATTTGGAAAAATGTGCTGAAGACTCAGATGAAGTTCAGTGTCCAAACAATGTGTCCCATCGAAGGAGAAGGGAACATTGCACGTTTTTTGTTCTCTCTGTTTGGCCAGAAGCAGAATGCTATAAATTTGACCCTCATAGATATCTGGGTAGATATAGCTATCTTTCAGCTGAAAGAGGGAAGCAGTAAAGAAAAAGCTGCTGTGTTCCGCTTCATGAACTCTGCTCTTGGGAAGAGCCCCTGGCTTGTTGGGAATGAACTCACTGTGGCAGATGTGTTATGGTCTGTGCTCCAGCAGACGGGAGGCTGCAACGTGACAGTGCCAGCCAATGTGCAGAAGTGGATGAGGGCATGTGAGAACCTGGCCCCTTTCAACACTGCCCTCAAGCTCCTTAAGTGAAGTTTAATAACTGTAAAAGGTTGACTTCGAGAATGGTGCTGTTTCACGTGTATTGTGGGTAAAGGAACTTGTACTAAAATCGGTCTATCTGGGCCAGTTGCCTAGAATCAATAAAGGcatcgaataaataaataaataaataaataaataaataaataaataaataaataaaataaaataaaagtgaagtaaCAGTTCAACCCAGTCCCTATCTGAGTTACCGACTTCCCAAGGACTTTGTAGACCTGTCTACTGGGGACGATGCTCACAAACTCATAGATTTTCttaaactgaaaagaaatcaGCAAGAGGATGACTGATTAGAGCGCAGAGTTAAGTCTGAGGTAAAGAGGAAACCACCTTGGTGTCAGGAGGCTGTTCTGAGCTCACAACTTCCTGTACCCCACTCgggttggggtgggaggcagcGTGAAATCAATAGCTTTTTATATCCATGTATattaagctggaaaaaaatggaaggactTTGCtacttgtaaaaataaataataagtagatcttaaatataggaaaaaaaaattggtgcatgctccaccaattgagccagccaaggCACCCCTAACACAGTGTTTATAGTAActtttactctgaaaaaaaaaaaaaaaaacttttactctGTAGCATTTCAAAAGATCCTATTCCTCCATTTTTTCTCAGTAATTTGGTCAATATCACCAGCCAGTCAAGCCATATAATCTGTTCACTGAGAACAGAATCTTCCTCTGAATATGGAGTCATTCTTTCcatccatttttctctttggcttctgtAGGCACACATTGTGCATTTTTGTGGGACCTGGAAGCTGAAGttgagtgttgttttttttttaatttttcagatgaaTGAAGTTCCTTAAAAACCAAGTCCAAATAGCTACAgaacaattcttttattttttcatttactcataCACAGACTATTTGCAGGGCCCTATTAAAAGTCAGTGGACAAGAAAATATGctatcaatatataatataatgaaaaaacaGTGGGCTTTTAATTATTCTTCCAAGACTATTCCTAccctttttaataaattaaagcaAGGTTGGCCACCTTTTTATGATGGCATAGTAGAAAGTAAACAGGACGTGACTAGCAATCCACAATGCAGATTATGCAAGTCTTCTCAGGGCAGGGATGTTTTTCTGCAGGGTTTAATCAGACATTAATTCAATGTCTGGTGGGGCTATATGCCTATATAGCATCTCCTATGGGCTCTGGCTACCCTCTCTTGATCCCAGTCCAGCTTCATCCCTAGACTTTGGCTAACAACTTTCTCCAACTCACAGGTCCCTTGAGACTGCTTCTTGACTTCTTGtttccccatcacttatttattgaatgagtgaatgaatgagtgaatggatgaacgAAGTTAAGCATATTGCTCACAGTCACAGTATTTCCAAGTGGCAGAACCCTTTTGTTTCTCTGCTATCCACTGtagtaaacaaaagagaaacaaaattaatctGCCTCCTTTTGCTGACTACCTGTCTGGGTCCAAGTCAATTCTAGCTAAGTGCCTGGAAAATTGTCTTGTGTATTTTCCTGTAGTGATGCCTGGCAggcttggtcagtagagcatgtgactcttgatttcaaagttgtgagttcaagccccgcattgggcatggagcctacttttaaaaaaaaagtctatactGTTATTTATGGATGACTTAACCTAATTATTGCTGATTAACTCAGCAATGAGTGGTTTTATGTTCCAAtacatattagaaagaaaatatttgcacaaagCTTGATACATATCTTTAGACAGTAAACTGAAGCtccagaatgaataaaaaatatttaaagtagatgAGTTGGTATTTTGAACAAAGGTAATATGTGGATTGTGATGAACgcacatgtttatttttacctCCCACTATTCCTTTGAACATTATTTAATGAAGATATTCATCCCTGTCCCTCAACTCCCAGTGGGTCCATGGCTTATTTTCCACTTTAAAGTAAAGTCCCACCACCACTTACATTTACAAatacaggtttgtttttttaagaaattggcactagacacttaaaaaaatgcacaGCTTTGCTTGGCATTAAGTTTCCACCTATTTGGGTTCCCATGTCCCTGTGGATGTATCTGTTTTGGGATCTCTTACAGCTCTTTTCTCAGTCTTTGGATGTTTACAGAAACCTCTGTCTTCCTTTTGAAGTATCTTTGCCTTACCAGATAGCCTTGCATGACAGGACCAAAACAACCCTATGCAGACTCTTTCCATTAGGGCCCACATTTGGTCCCAAGCTTGACAACTTTTGGAAGCGTGGAGGTAGAGCCCCCAGCTTGGCCAACaggaagcattcttttttttaaaatttatttatttattcatgagacacacacacacacacacacacagaggcagagacacaggcagagggagaagcaggctccatgcagggaacccaacatgggactcgatcccgggtctccaggatcacaccccaggctgcaggcggtgctaaaccactgcgccaccggggctgcccaacaggaAGCATTCTAAACACAAAGAACAACTATGTATAAGGAAAGAGGCATTGGacccaaataaaataatggaattctGCTTAGCAGGCACCTCTCCATTTTGGGGGCTTATAGAGCAACAAATGGTGAGCAACAGAATAATTAACCTAACAATAGGTTTGATGACAGTCTATGAGGGGTATCTAGTTTTCTGATGGCCAGGCATCTTGGGCCCTTCTATCAACGCTATTTCTTGAAGGTAGTGTCAAAATATGTATGTCTTTGCTAAACTTCGGTAAAAAGCCAAAATCAACATATGGTCTAAGACTAGAGATATTTAACATGTCACACCATTAGGCCAGATTTTCCCTGTCTTGTCACCATGTTTCATGTATATGATGACCATTCTTCTGGAATTAAAGATTTGGGTGCATAGCTTGACAACGACATTTATATTAATGGGTACAACAGGACTCTATTATCTAAAGGAGATCTAGGAATGAACAGTTCCCAGATTAGCAGTCATCTTGTTTAATGGCTGAGAGTTGCACTGGAAATTGAGTAGGGTGTACTCTGTTTTCCCAGAGCAAAAGGATGTAGTTCAGTAGTTCCTCTGTTATCTTAAAGGAAGTAAGGATCTTGACATTAGACATGGTAAAAGACTGGAGTGTACTTATCCTTCCTGTTGCCGCAAGTTGTCCTTGCTCAATTCACCTACCTTTTATTGGGCACCTATTCTGTGCCATGTACTGAGCTGGAAGCTGCAGATGTAAAGGAAGACACAGCCTTTGCCCTTAAGTGGTTTACAGAGCAAGGCAATATGCTAAGGTACCATGCATGTAGAAATTATTATGGGTagtcattttatgtgtagaaagATTTGTGATTTATCAAGTAATTCCAATTTCAAAAACCCTAAATGTGAGGTAGCATTAAtacctccattttataggtaaagaaactgagaccaGAGATGCAAAGTTATGTCTCCATGATGGATATTAAGTTGCAAAAGTCAAATTTAAACTCAGTTCTGCTGACTCCTTTCCAAAGTCGTCCCTCTTAGTAGCATCTGTATTTCAACAAGGATCAAAGTGTTCCATGAAAGCTTCAGGACTCAAACCAGGGACTTTTGGAGATATTTGGGAGATTGGAgcacagcccccccaccccccgccaccagGGGCCCATGACAAGCCAGCACAGCAGTAACTTGTGACATGTCCCCAGAAGTAAGCCTTATTCTAAGGGGTAGTACTGCAGCCCCACTCCTCGGCTGGCCCGAATGGCCTTCCTGTCAAGTCCAAAGCCTGCCTTCCTCTAGGGCCAAGGCTTCTGAATTGCTTTCTGCGGGTTCATTCCTACCTTTCATTAGATTAGGTGCAAGCACTctgagtaaacaaaataaaaattctctagCACCAGCAGCCCACTGCTAACAGCTACTCTGGATGATTTTCTTTTAGTTAATAattcaattgcaaaaaaaaaaaaaagaggggcttGGCAGGGACTTGGCTTCAGCTACAAATCAACTTCAGACCCCAGAGGAACTTGAAAGAACTACTAGTGCCCACAATGGCTCTTCAGTGCAGCCTGTGTTTATTCAGGACCAGCCCACAACCTCCATAGCCCTAAAGGCAGCCTGCATGTAAATGCTACATTGTGCAGTGATTTTTTGATTATGTGGCTTCAGGCTGGTGGTAGATGATTTGTGAGACTGCTTCAGATCCATCACACTTGAAATTTTACATTTGCTGGTATCTATTGCTTTTgaagctcattcattcatccttccatTCATCAAAGGTTAATTAAATGCctactgtgctaggcactgtatTAGCTACCAGAGATAGGGAGACATAAAAGGCCATGGTCATTGCCCTAAAGAGAAGATGCTAAGAAGAGACCCATGTAATCCCCTGGCAAGTTCCTTATTATACTGAGAGCATTCCCATAACACTTGCCGTGCACTCTTCTTGGGATCCTTTGATGAGTTAACAACAGATTGCTCTTTATGATTAACATCATACACATAACATCATTAAACATAGATTGAGAAACTACTATGAACCCGGTACTTCTCAAGGCAGCAGAGATAACAACACAGAAAAGGCATAGACTGTCCTCAGACTAGTGGGAGAGATAGATCTGCCAAATAATTGTTGCATTAAAGAGCCATAATTACTTAGAGACAACTGTTCAGGCTACAGTGGAAGCACAAAGGAGAGAGTCATCAGTGGAAAGACTGGACTAAGTTACAAAGAGGACTTCACAAAGGCGATGTTGCTGGTAATGAATCAAGAAAGATGAGCAGGTGTTCATCCAGGTGGACCATGGGAAACGGAGTGTCCCCAATACCATGGAAAGTACCTCACTCATTCTTTTACCAGACGTTTATTGAGTACCTCTTATGTGGCAGGCATGGAATTGGGGCTGTACTAGACACTGGTGATAAAGAGGATGGTAAGACCCCCTGGAAACTTATTCTCCAGAGAAAGGGATAGACCCATCAATACATAATTACAGCACAGTGACTTAAGCTATTACAGTTACAAGGTGTTCATGAGGTTACTTATGGTTTCCTTCTCACATCTGGACATAGACTGTCAACATTAGAGTCTGACTTTCTAGAACATAATCCTAATTTAATAAGAAGAAATGCTTACAGGGTTTATAAAAGGTAAGAGTAGAGATTTGAGAATCAAATATACAGTTTTGACAagctagctgtatgaccttgggtaaTTTGCATAACCTACATAGAAAAAAGTGAATATGTTCTCATTTGCAACCTGACTATAGAGTTCTTATAAGGATTAGAGATAGCACATGCATTACAATGCTTGGTTATCATAGGTGACCAATAAAAGCAATTACTTCTTAGTGCACATATAACATTGAGAAATGAATTTCCAGTACCTAAGTGATACACTAAGTTTATTTAGGACAATCATTACTCATTACTTCACTGTTAAGAAAACTATGATCAATATTTGGCCTTCTGACTCTATCTGCCCAAGAGAAACCTGGACATAACAAGATATAAATGAGGCCGGTaggctaattaaatttaaaaatctttagtggTTATTCCAAGAGATCCTGTTGAATGATGTAGGCCATTAGAGTCCTTGGTcagatttttaaacagaaaaacaacttcCCCTACAACCATTAGATAACAAGTTGGACAGTATAGACAGTATAAACTAGTCTATGGATTATCTACGGATTTGAGCATAgccaagcatttttttaaatgcatgaatcTGAAATGAAccaaagcaaaatattttgaatagaaaCAATGAGACTCTCAGGGAGGGCCTAAGCTCACTCCATttcttaaatacaaatttaatgaCACAGAATGTTTAGGAgtagtgtgtatgtatgtaatggTAGGAAACTAGGGGAGGAGGGGATCTGAAAAGGGGATGGGTTTGGGGGTAGGAGAGAGTTGAGGAGACCAGGGAGGGggggaaagaagaacaaaacaaggTGACCACAGAAGATGGCAGAGTGACCAATAGGACCACCTCACCGTTTCCCaacccccctctccccctccccacctatCATCAAGGCATCTCCAGATTACTTGGTGGTGCTTTTTGGGATCACTGCTGGGGCCACCGGGGCCAAGCTGGGCTCGGATGAGAAAGAGCTGATCCTGCTCTTATGAAAAGTCGTGGATCTGGCCAAAAAGTAGGTGGGACAATTGCACAAAGTACTAGTCAGACCGGATCAGTTGGAGCTGATGGAGGACTATAAAGATGAGACCAAGATCAATGCAGAAAGTCTGTCCTCCTCCCCGCAGCTGGACCAAGCCCTCCGACAGTTTAACCAGTCAGTAAGCAACAAACTGAATATTGGGGTTGGAacctccttctgtctctgtacTGACGGACAGCTTCATGTCCGGCAAATCCTGCATCCTGAGGCTTCCAAGAAGAATGTATTATTGCCTGAATGCTTCTATTCCTTTTTTGACCTTCAAAAAGAATTCAAGAAGTGTTGCCCTGGCTCGCCTGACATTGATAAACTGGATGTTGCAGCAATGACAGAGTGTTTAAACTTTGAGAAGAATAGTTTGgtctcccggtatggagcctttCAGGTTGaagatttggggaatataatttTAGCAATGATTTCAGAGCCTTATAATCACATGTTTTCAGATCCAGAGAGAgtaaattacaaattttaaagtgGCACTTGCAGCAAGATGGAATTTATTGATAACAACACCATTGTCTGGGCGCGAGGTCTACTGTAGCAGTCTTCAGATCAAGATATTGCAAGATTCTTCAAAGGACTCAGTATTGCCAAGGGAGGTGCAGCACTTTGTCTGAATGCCCAGGGTCAAAGGAACGGAGAAGCTCTGGTGAGGTTTGTAAGTGAGGAACACAGGGACCTAGCATTACAGAGGCACAAATATCACATGGGGACCCGGTACATTGAAGTTTACAAAGCAACAGgtgaagattttctttaaattgctggtggtgggatccctgggtggcgcagcggtttggcgcctgcctttggcccagggcgcgatcctggagaccggggatcgaatcccacatcgggctcccggtgcatggagcctgcttctccctctgcctgtgtctctgcccctctctctctctctctctctctgtgactatcataaataaataaattaataaaaataaataaataaattgctggTGGtaggaatattagccattagaaacaacaaatacccaccatttgctttgacgtggatggaactggagggtattatgttgagtgaaataagtcaatcggagaaggacaaacattatatggtctcattcatttgggaaatataaaaaatagtgaaagggaataaaggggaaaggagaaaaaatgagtgggaaatatcagggagggagacagaacatgagagattcctaactctgggaaacaaactaggggtgatggaaggggaggtgggcggggggtggggatgactgggtaatgggcactgaggggggcacttgatgggatgagcactgggtgttattctatatgttggcaaattgaacaccaatataaaataaatttatatatataaataaataaatattaaacatggataacatggaaaaaaaattgctggtggtagtggatccctgggtggctcagcggtttggtgcctgcctttggcccagggcatgctcctggagtcctgggatcgagtcccacatcaggcttcctgcatggagcctgcttcttcctctgcctgtgtctctgcctctctctctctctgtgtctctcatgaataaataaataaaatcttttttaaaaaaattgctggtGGTACATCTAATGAGGTAGCCCAATTTCTCTCCAAGGAAAATCAAGTCATTGTTTGCATGCGGGGCTCCTGTTTACGGCCACAGCAGATGACGTGGTGGCCTTCTTTGGACAGCATTGCCCCATCACTGGGGGGAAGGAAGACATCCTCTTTGTTACCTATCCAGATGGTAGGCCAACAGGGGGTGCCTTTGTCCTCTTTGCCTGTGAGGAATATGCACAGAATGCATTGAGGAAGCACAAGACTTGTTGGGTAAAAGATACATTGAACTCTTCAGGAGCACAGCAGCTAAAATCCAGCAAGTGCTGAACCGATTCTCTTTGGCCCCTCTTATTCCACTTccaacccccgccccccgttATTCCAATATTACCTAAGCAATTCGTGCCCCCTATGAATTTTAAGAGACTGTATATGCCTTTGTGGCCTTCCCTATGTGGCCACCATTGAGGACATCCTGGACTTCCTGGGGAGTTTTCTACAGGTATTTGAACGCATGGGGTGCACATGGTATTGAATCACCAGGGCCGCCCATCAGGAGATGCCTTTATCCAGATGAAGTTTGCAGACAGAGCATTTATGGCTGCACAGAAGTGTCATTAAAAAAACCATGAAGGACAGATATGTTGAAGTCTTTCAGTGTTCAGCTGAGATGAACTTTGTATTAAAGGGGGGCACTTTAAATCGAAATGGCTATCCCCACGGCCATGTAAGTTACCATGCCTGTTTCCTCCCTCCTCATTTCCAGCTCCTGCAGCAGTCATTCCTATGGAAGCTGCCATTTATCAGCCCTCCGTGCTTTTGAATCTTTGGGCGCTACAGCCCTCCACCGCGTACTACCCAGCGGGCACCCAGCTATTCATGAACTACACTGCGTGCTATCCCAGCTCCCCAGGTTTGCCCACTAGTCTTGGCTACTTCCCTACAGCTAATCTTAGCGGTGTCCCTCCACAGCCTGGCACAGTGGTCAGAATGCAGGGCCTGGCCTACAATACTGGAGTTAAGGAAATTCTTAACTTCTTCAAGGTTACCAGTATGCAGCCAATGATGGACTTGTACACACAAATGACCAGGCCAGGACTCTACCCAAAGAATGAGTTTGTATTTAAGGGCCCCAGCAGTTAGACCATCCTCAGAAAAGAAGTGTTTGAAAGATGTGTGGTGATCCCGAAATTGTCAGATATGACAACTTCTAGCAATGTCAGGGGAAGTTTGTCTACACTCAGACTGCAGTATTTTCAGCAAACATGATTGGACAGTGGGCTTTTGCCCTATCTTTGGGTAGAGTAAAAAATTTGAGCCAGTAAAGCCAAATCCTTGTAGCAAGCAGCACGCCTGGCTCCTTGCTGGTTGCAGACAggcatttaaaatgtgaatttgaaaTCGGGTGGACGCCATTACTTCCAGCTAACATGGCATCATGCATCTTTCCTAAGTTTTAAGTCTTGGACAAAAAATATTAGTGTCTACCATCTCCATCAGGAACTCTGTCGTGGAATCTTCCTTTGTGTGTTTCCATTGTTCGTTCTCCATCTCCCGGTCTTCTGCACAAGTGTGCCCTCTTACTAAGTCTTGAATtcaagagggcagccccggtggcccagtagtttagtgccacctttggcccgggtgtgatcctggagacctgggatggagtcccacatccggctccctgcatggagcctgcttgtccctctgcctgtgtctctgcctctctctctctgtgtctgtcatgaataaataaataaaatctttaaaataaaataagtcattcaAGAATAAGGTCTTGGTATCTTTAAGTcaaaaacttaagaaataaaatgaatattttcccaCTGCCTTGGCCCTCATGATGTTTTGCAGTTAAGCCAATGAAACTTGACTTTTAACACACTTTGGGATAAATCAGAAGATCTTGCGCACCCACCACCAAACATTCATAGCTTAAAAGTTGCATCTTTTTCCTCATCATGTACCAGTTTGTAAATAAGAATGAACTAGTgccaaaatgtgaaaacaaaaatgaggcAGCTATGTGTAGTTAGccatttctagtttatttttttttaaatatttttatttagttattcatgagagacacacagagaggcagagacacaggcagagggagaagcaggctccatgcagggggcccaacgtgggattcaatctccggactccaggatcacgccctgggccaaaggcaagcgccaaaccgatgagccacccagggatccctcatttctaGTTTAAACTGTAAGGAACATTGTGGCTTCgtaagtattattttatattgtactTTTCCCATTACTGATGATTTGGACTTTAATAAGAGAAATCccatttttaatattgtaaaatgaGACTATTTGAACAGTGTATTCTAGAAAGCAATATACTAACTGAAGTGAATGCTTGTATATATTTAGAGCCTTAAACCTTTCTCTCTAATGCCTTAactgtcaaataattaaaacttttaaaagcataGGATTATAGTCAGCATGCTGGACTGAGAGGTAAACACTGAAGCGGTTAGAGCAGCTATTGATGCTGTCAGTGTTTAGCACTATATGTTTAGCTACAAAAGTGCAATATTAGACACTGGCTAGCTAGTCCTGCTGCTTCGCATAACtccaaagaggaaaatatgaTTTGATTAAATGTACATGCGTTTCTTAAGTTCCTCCTGCTGTCCTTAGTGTTTGGATGCAATGCCCTGCAGATTTATGTggctgctatttttattttctttgcattacTTTGATTAACATCTTGAATGTTCCCTCTTCACCTGACCAGCAATAGCCCTTTAACtgcagtaggaaaaaaaacaccagaaaacCATTTTGCGTGAAGATTGGTGACAACTGGCACTTAAGATCAGAAAAAGAGTTGTTTATACCAGATGCTTTAAGATGCTGTCTGCCCAAAGCTCTGAAAGACTTTAAGATAGGAAGTAATACTTTACCACAATACCACTGAGTTTTCGTAGAATTGTTACATTTGATAATAAAAACCtgcctgctaaaaaaaaaaaaaaaaaaaaaaaaaaaaaacctgcctgtttaatctcaaaaaaaaa encodes:
- the LOC121479038 gene encoding aminoacyl tRNA synthase complex-interacting multifunctional protein 2-like codes for the protein MKGKSHTPPSPSQGECILISTPFSIHPAGRSDSANPVLLPSSLEEGLAKGTKDGATPGRGLKPWNGGNEAHTHSAVKSVPENLLKCFGEQTKNQPRQEYQLGFTLIWKNVLKTQMKFSVQTMCPIEGEGNIARFLFSLFGQKQNAINLTLIDIWVDIAIFQLKEGSSKEKAAVFRFMNSALGKSPWLVGNELTVADVLWSVLQQTGGCNVTVPANVQKWMRACENLAPFNTALKLLK